The Streptomyces sp. NBC_00691 genome has a segment encoding these proteins:
- a CDS encoding GNAT family N-acetyltransferase, whose product MDTATSQETGRISYREAVLDDVPALVPLVESAYRGDSSRGGWTTEADILQGQRTDPDGVAAVITTPDSRLLVVERDGAIVACCQLEHRGEAAYFGMFAVRPELQGAGLGKQIIAEAERRVRELWDVREMHMTVISVREELVAWYERRGYRRTGRMTPFPYGDERFGLPQRDDLEFELLVKPLS is encoded by the coding sequence ATGGACACCGCCACGTCGCAGGAGACCGGCCGGATCAGCTACCGCGAGGCGGTCCTGGACGATGTCCCGGCCCTCGTCCCGCTCGTCGAGTCGGCCTACCGGGGCGACTCCAGCCGGGGCGGCTGGACCACCGAGGCGGACATCCTCCAGGGGCAGCGCACCGACCCCGACGGCGTCGCCGCCGTGATCACCACGCCGGACAGCCGCCTCCTGGTCGTGGAGCGCGACGGTGCGATCGTCGCCTGCTGCCAGCTGGAGCACCGGGGCGAGGCGGCCTACTTCGGGATGTTCGCCGTCCGCCCCGAACTCCAGGGGGCGGGTCTCGGCAAGCAGATCATCGCGGAGGCCGAGCGCCGGGTGCGCGAGCTGTGGGACGTCCGCGAGATGCACATGACGGTGATCTCCGTACGGGAGGAGCTCGTCGCCTGGTACGAGCGCCGCGGCTACCGGCGCACCGGACGGATGACCCCCTTCCCGTACGGCGACGAGCGCTTCGGCCTGCCTCAGCGCGACGACCTGGAGTTCGAGCTCCTGGTCAAGCCGCTGAGCTGA
- a CDS encoding DUF5134 domain-containing protein — protein sequence MHGPALSGWLMVALCAVTGVYCLLRMRACTGEERRAAGREAVMAFGMASMALPAAALTPPAWSWAVYAAVFGVAALHGLASVRRGGHHLHHLVGSLAMVYMAVSMAAPGTGAHAGHTAGTAGGVPVLTTGLLLYYMAYVLHAGTRLVPAPAPAPVPAPAPAPVPAPAPAPAAVTAGGPGPGPRSSWAARPEPALACRLSMALAMLAMLVTL from the coding sequence GTGCACGGACCGGCCCTGTCCGGGTGGCTGATGGTCGCGCTCTGCGCGGTGACGGGCGTGTACTGCCTGCTGCGCATGCGCGCGTGCACCGGGGAGGAGCGGCGGGCGGCGGGCCGTGAGGCGGTGATGGCCTTCGGGATGGCGTCGATGGCGCTGCCCGCGGCGGCGCTGACACCGCCGGCGTGGAGCTGGGCGGTGTACGCGGCGGTGTTCGGCGTCGCGGCGCTGCACGGGCTCGCGTCGGTCCGGCGCGGCGGACACCATCTGCACCACCTCGTCGGCTCGCTCGCCATGGTCTACATGGCGGTGTCGATGGCCGCCCCCGGCACGGGGGCGCACGCGGGGCACACGGCGGGCACGGCGGGCGGTGTGCCCGTCCTCACGACCGGCCTGCTCCTCTACTACATGGCGTACGTGCTGCACGCGGGCACGAGACTCGTCCCGGCCCCGGCCCCGGCCCCGGTCCCGGCCCCGGCCCCGGCCCCGGTCCCGGCCCCGGCCCCGGCCCCGGCGGCGGTGACGGCGGGCGGCCCGGGCCCCGGGCCGCGGTCCTCCTGGGCGGCCCGCCCGGAGCCCGCCCTGGCGTGCCGGCTGTCGATGGCGCTCGCGATGCTGGCCATGCTGGTGACGCTGTGA
- a CDS encoding M56 family metallopeptidase, with protein MWVSLALFLLGVLTALAAPRLLSRADWVEREPVVALWVWQCVIAAVLLSFALSMTFSASTAWQAVRGQIFAPAPRAVIDAYQLGTTGPWSAVLAVALAAGGVWTGAMLGREFSHARSRRRQRRCDLLVRAPLLPGEQPGGERLVVLEGERANAWWLPGSTPQLVITTAALRRLKGRQLDAVLAHEQGHARARHDWLLHSSAALAAGFPGIPVFAAFREEMHRLVELAADDVASRRFGRLTIALALVELNEDRGVFGPHQGPYGDLPRRVNRLLTAAPRLTAGRRLRLTAAASLVPVVPVLVAFVPALSALGQR; from the coding sequence ATGTGGGTCTCCCTCGCGCTGTTCCTGCTCGGCGTTCTGACCGCCCTCGCGGCCCCCCGGCTGCTGTCGCGGGCGGACTGGGTCGAGCGAGAACCCGTGGTGGCCCTCTGGGTGTGGCAGTGCGTGATCGCCGCCGTCCTGCTGAGCTTCGCGCTCTCCATGACGTTCAGCGCGTCGACCGCCTGGCAGGCCGTCCGGGGGCAGATCTTCGCGCCCGCGCCCCGCGCGGTGATCGACGCGTACCAGCTGGGGACGACCGGGCCGTGGTCCGCGGTGCTCGCGGTGGCCCTGGCGGCCGGCGGGGTGTGGACCGGGGCGATGCTGGGCCGGGAGTTCAGCCACGCCAGGTCGCGGCGCAGACAGCGCCGCTGCGATCTGCTCGTCCGCGCACCCCTGCTCCCCGGCGAGCAGCCGGGCGGTGAGCGCCTCGTGGTCCTGGAGGGCGAGCGGGCGAACGCCTGGTGGCTGCCGGGGAGCACTCCCCAGCTGGTCATCACGACGGCGGCGCTGCGGCGCTTGAAGGGGCGTCAGCTGGACGCGGTCCTCGCGCACGAGCAGGGCCACGCGCGCGCCCGGCACGACTGGCTGCTGCACTCGTCGGCGGCGTTGGCCGCCGGGTTCCCGGGGATCCCGGTCTTCGCCGCCTTCCGCGAGGAGATGCACCGGCTGGTGGAGCTGGCCGCCGACGATGTGGCCTCGCGCCGGTTCGGGCGGCTGACGATCGCGCTCGCGCTGGTCGAACTGAACGAGGACCGGGGTGTGTTCGGTCCGCACCAGGGCCCGTACGGCGATCTGCCGCGCAGGGTGAACCGGCTGCTGACCGCGGCGCCCCGGCTGACCGCGGGCCGCAGGCTCCGGCTCACCGCGGCCGCTTCCCTGGTGCCGGTGGTCCCGGTGCTGGTGGCCTTCGTCCCGGCGCTCAGCGCGCTGGGACAGAGGTGA
- a CDS encoding phosphatase PAP2 family protein: MRSSAVISGALAVLLLVLVAVGWTPLISFDRSVAEALHRDAVAEPGLTQVHRFLSDWVWDPWTMRALAAATVVLLWWGRERRLALWVTVTSLAAVGLQQGLKTLVGRDRPEWTDPVDSARFAAFPSGHAMTAMVTCGLLLWVLALRWRGEWRGWGALTGLAVVSVLGVGWTRVYLGVHWPSDVVGGWLLGWFCVAVAVLTYRWSERRFPRTGPADAAGRENRSGETE, translated from the coding sequence ATGCGCTCCTCCGCCGTGATCTCCGGCGCCCTGGCCGTTCTCCTGCTGGTCCTCGTGGCCGTGGGGTGGACCCCTCTGATCTCCTTCGACCGGTCGGTGGCCGAGGCACTCCACCGTGACGCGGTGGCCGAACCCGGGCTGACCCAGGTGCACCGGTTCCTCAGCGACTGGGTGTGGGACCCGTGGACGATGCGCGCGCTGGCCGCCGCGACGGTGGTGCTGCTGTGGTGGGGGCGGGAGCGCCGCCTCGCCCTGTGGGTGACAGTGACGAGCCTGGCGGCCGTGGGGCTCCAGCAGGGCCTCAAGACGCTCGTGGGGCGGGACCGGCCGGAGTGGACCGATCCGGTCGACTCGGCACGCTTCGCCGCCTTCCCGTCCGGGCACGCGATGACGGCCATGGTCACCTGCGGGCTGCTGCTCTGGGTCCTCGCGCTGCGGTGGCGCGGCGAGTGGCGCGGCTGGGGTGCGCTCACGGGCCTGGCGGTCGTCTCGGTCCTCGGCGTGGGGTGGACGCGGGTCTACCTCGGCGTGCACTGGCCGTCGGACGTGGTCGGGGGCTGGCTGCTCGGCTGGTTCTGTGTGGCCGTGGCCGTCCTGACGTACCGCTGGAGCGAGCGGCGCTTCCCCCGGACCGGCCCGGCGGACGCGGCCGGCCGGGAGAACAGAAGCGGAGAGACGGAATGA